GGCGTCGTTGAGCAAGATCAGGTTCTGGTCTGCGGATCCGCCCCGGACGTTCAGCCCGGTGGACGCCTCGCCGACGGTCTTTACCCCCGGCAGGGTTTGTACGACGCGGAGGATATCGGCCTCGCCAAAAACCACGGGCACCTGTTTGATCGCCTTGATGTCCAGCCGTTGCAAGCCCATGGTCAGGCTGCGGATGTTGCTGGCCTTTTCGGAGGAAATCACGACGTTCCGGAGCGCAATGACCTGGGATTGCATTTCTATATTGAACCGGCCCTCGCCGTTGACCTGTACCTGGCGGCGGGTGTCCCGCATCCCTATGCTTTGGATATACAAGACGTGCCGGCCCCTGGGCAGGCTCAGGGAATAGTATCCGTATTGATCGGTGGCCACGCCGGTTTGGCTGTGATCGACGACAATGGACGCCCCGATGACGGGTTCCTCCGTTTTGGCATCGCGTACGTAACCCGCCAGGGTGACGGTACCCGGCCTGGGATTTTCCGATTTTTCCCCCACCACAAACAGCTTGGCCTGGATCACAGCTTCCCGGAGCGTGGCGTCTTGTTCTTCGTTACTGGTGGGTTCGGTAAACGGCTCCTGCACGCGATGCGGTTTGGCCGCGCCTTTTCCTGCTGCCGCAAAAGCCGCGGTGTCCATGGGTTGGAAGGCCGGCGGCCCTAGCTCCAGCGCGTATCCCTTGGTGATGAAGACATTTCCGGATGCGTCGATGCTAAAAAACAGGCCCGTCTTATTCAGGGCAAGCGTCAATACCTTTTCCAGGGATTCGTTCACGGCCGACAGGGTGAGGACCAGGCTGTCGGTCTGGGTGGCATCGTAGAAAAAATGAACCCCCGTCTGGTGTTCGACCACCTGCACCAGCGTATCGAACCGGGCCGAGTCCAGGGTGATGGTCACCGGACGCCGGGCCTGGGCTTTCGCCTGCCGCGGGGCGAAAACAGCGGCGATCAACACCGCCAGCAGCAGTTTAGCGTGCATGTTCTTCATGGGGCAGTCCGTCGTAGTAGGTGATGATCTGAATGAACGCGGCATCTTTGTCCTTCTTCAGGTCGATTTTATTCTTCCGGATAAAAACCTGTATCTCTTTTTTCTTATCGGCCAGGGCAGCCAGGACGGATTTCTTTTTATACAGTGGATCGTATTGCCCTTCTTTGACCAGGTAATAGCTGCTGTCGGTTTCGACATACCGCTCCACCGCTTCCGTTGTCGTGAGCTCCTGGATATCTTTGGTCGTTCGCCTCAGCAGCCGGACGCGTCCGTCATACAGCAGTTCGTAAAAGCCGGTATGGACGGGATGGGTGTCGTCTTTGGTGATCCGTAAAAATCGCCGGTCGCCCAGCGTAAAGGAAGCGACACGGGGACTGTTCAACGTCAGCCGGAATCCCCCGTCGGAGCCTACCGTCACGACCTCGTCGTACACCAGGTCGTACCACAGCTTCAGGTGGTCATACCGGATGCCGTCGTACAGGACGCTGCCGTCATAAGACTCCTTCGAGCCAAAATAAGGAATACCGCTTTTTAGATTGCTGGCGTAGTCTACGTATTCTCCGCCATTGTATAAATTGTTTTCGGGAGCGAGCAATCGGTGGAACTGTGCCACCGCTACGCCAAAGGCGGCGCTGTCGGTTTGAGCGGCCGCCCGGTGGAAAGGCAAAAGCCAAAGAACAAGCGTTAGTTTTTTCATGGCTGTTAAAGGGCAAACATGTCTGACGAATATAACAAAAAAAACGGAGGGTGTCTCAAAGAAGAGACACCCTCAGATAGTGTACGAAAAAAAAGCGTTTTTAATAAGGAAGGATGTAGGTGTAGGTTAATCCATTGGGCCGGGTAACCACCAACTTATAATAGTAGGTACCAGTACCGGGGCAGCCGGTGGCATCCCCGCTGGCATCAAGGCCATAGGTGATCGTCGAGGTCCATCCGTCAGAACGAAGGACTTCGTTTTGTCCGCCGGTCAACCGGAATTCGCAGCTTTGCGCGATCGTTTTCGGTTCGGTGATGAGGGATTCGAAGGACACCCCAAAGCGGTTCACGCCCCATTCTGCCACATCGGTGTGGTTCAGGCTGTCGCTGTGCGTACCGGTGGTGGACAGGTAGATGCCGTTGTTGTAGGTGAAGACCCTGCGTTTGGATACACTCCAACTGCGGACGTTTCCGTTGCCAAACGTGATCTCCATGGAACCTGTGATGGTGTGCACGATCGAGTCGGTGTTGGGCAGGTCAACCAGGAGCCCGCCGGTGACGTTGGTATAGGTCTTCGTGCCGTTGATGACGATGACCTTACCGTCGCGGATACGCGTGATCGTCAGGTTCACGACCCGAACGGTGACGGCGGCGGCGGGGTCTTTCCAATACACCCCGTTGGGGATGGAGATGATGACCTGGCCGGTACGGGTACGGTTGCCGGCACAGTTCGCCCCGTTGTACGTGATGGTAATGGTCCGGGCGCCGTTGGTATCGGCATAAGAAACGGATGCGTCGCAGATGATGTTGTTATTGACAATAACCCCCCCGCCGGCACCAACCGAATCTTCTTGATTGATCCCCATCGTAGTGATGGTTCCGGTCCCGTGTTCCGTGATGCTGCCGGATACAGTGGTCTCACCGTTGAGCGCCGTATTGGCGTCATCCGATACAGCATCCGATTCATAAGAAACCTGGGATTGATCATCTGCGGCGACTTGAAGGCCGGTGGTGGAAGTAGCACCAGAGCTGGAGTTGTTGCCCGTGTTGCTTTTTGTGCAAGAGTAAAAACCTACGCCTGCGATCATCAGAGCCATAACGCAGCGGGTAAGGAAAGTAGTTTTCATAATTTACCGTCTTTTTGTAGAAATAAGATGGTAAATGGGATGGATGGTTTAAATGCTCTGTTAAAAATAATTACAAGTCATTGAACCTCTTGGCGTAATGAAGGCTGATCAGCTCCCTGTAGGGGAGGCTGGCGGGTGTATCGAGGCTAAACCACGGTGAACCGCCCGCCTGCAATACCTGTATATCCTGGGCCGGCATAAAACTCTGGGCTATAATAAAGGCCGGTTGTCCCTGGCCGTTGACCGCTGTTTCCAGTATAATAAAACAATGCCCCGGCGAGCCTCCGTGTATAAAGATGTCGCCCGCCTTTAGCGGGCCTTGTATGGGTTTTAATTCTTTCTCCAGCGATAAAGTACCGCAATAGGTAAAGACGAGGTCCATATAATGAAGGAACGTCGCGTAGGAATAGTCTTTGGTTTTTTTGAGCACCCAATGTCCCCCGCTATAACGATACCCTTCTGCATAATGTATATAGTCGCAGCGGAACCCACCGGTAAAGGTGAAGACGATGTCTTTGTACCTTTTTTGTCCGTACAGGTATTCACCCCTCAGCCGCATCACGGCATCGGCGCACTGTTGCAGGTCCTGGTGACCGACGCTGACGTCGAGCACGGCGGCCGTGTAGGCGTTGGTGGCGGCGATGTCGCCGCGATAGGTGCGGGTGGGGGTGCCGGCGGGTTTTAAGGGGAGGCGGGTTAGCCAATCGCCGAAACTGCCCTGTGCTTCCGCCGACAGGCGGTAACCGGGGGGCGCAGGGAAACGATCGGCGACGCGGTCCGCGGGGCGCGCCGATCGCGCGTCGGCAACTAGCCGATGCGGCGAGCCTGGTCGCCCCACGGGCGCCGCGCACAACAGCCATGCGGCGAAAAAGAAAAGCGGCTTCATATTGTCTTCGCTTTTTTGAGCAGGTCGTATCCGTTAAAAGGCACCGGCAATCCATCCACCAACCGGAAGCTGGAGAAATGCAAGTGAGTCGGCGAACGGTGGGGATAGGCGTTAAACCCTGTGCGCCCGACCTCTGCGATCTTCTGACCCTGGCGGACCACGCCACCGGGGGCCACCAGGATCATGCGGTTATGGGCGTAGTAGGTGAGCAAACCCGACTTCGGGTGGTACAACCAGATGTACCTGCCACCGCGGAGCGGGCTGTGCACGTCCCAGGTATCGCAGCAGGCGATGACTACCCCGTCTTCGACGGCGAGCACGTCAACAGGCTTGCCGGTCCGGTCGTCCATTTGATCCTGGTCCTTGTCGGTGATAAAAATGTCGTGGGCCGGGTGGGCGAGGTGGGCATTGCCGTCGAGGTAGCGGTAGCCTTTATCCGAGTAGCCGTTACCGTTAGTACCGCCGATGGCGCGGTAGGTGTAGCCCCGGAGGGGGAAGTCCCAGATGGGCGCGGCGGGGGATGCCGCCGGGTGGGGCGCGGCTGCCGCGGGGCGGGATGCTCCGGCGGGTGGTGCCGCTGCGGGGCGCGCTGATCCGGCGGCCGCCGCCACAGCGCGCGGCGCCTCCACCGCAATCTCGCCCATCAACTGACGGAACCGCGCCGCCGCGGCGGCACGCGGAATCTTCTGCAGAAGAATCGCCGTATTGAGCGAATCCATCCTCCGGCAGGAGGCCACAAGATCTTGGGCGTTAAGATCGCGTACGAGGAAAAGCGGGAGGGCCAAAAGTAGATAGCGCATAGGGGAAAATACGATTTTTTGTACTTTGGAGGTATGCCTACGACATTCACACCCCAACTCATCATTCCCTCCGGCACCATGAACCTGGATTTTTACATCCAGGGCCTGGGTGCCGTGGAGCTCCGGCGTTTTAGCGACGACGACGGGTCGATCCACGTATCAGAGATGTCGATCGACGGGACCCTTTTTCATTTTCACGAGGAAGCCGCCAACGGGAAGACGTTTCCGCCGGGGACGCACCAGGGCGTTACGACGATCATCGGTCTGATGGTGGACGACGTGGACGCCGTGATGGCCAGGGCGCTGGCGGCGGGGGCGCGGGAAGTGCACGCGGCAAAGGACTATGAATACGGTTACCGGCAGGGGGAGTTTGAAGATCCCCTGGGGCACCGGTGGTTGATCGAAAAAGTGATCTAGCTTTTTTGCGCAAGACCGGGGCTGCCCTGAAAATCCGCGTAGATCTCCCGGAACCCGATCATCTGTTGCCGCTCGGGGTCCCACACCTTTAGGCGGAGACAATCCCGCACATCCCGCGGGTGAAGGGAAGTGGTTTTGGCCGTTTGCAGTTCGGGGATCTCTTTCATCACCCGGGGCAGGCGATAAAAGGGAATCCGGCAATTGAGGTGATGGATGTGATGAAAGCCGATGTTCCCCGTGCACCATTGCATAAAGGGACTCATCTGCATATAGCTGGAGGACTCCAGGGCGGCGCCTTCATACGTCCATCCACAGCGATCTTTAAAAACGACGCCGGGGAAGTTGTGCTGTGCATAAAACAGGTAAGCACCGATGGCCTGGCCAAGGAAAAAGGGGAGGAATACACCCAGCAGCCATCCCTCGAAACCAAAGAAATACCAGATGGCCGCGGAGATCGTCCCGTGGAGGACGAGGGCAACGACGGAATCGGTGTGTTTTTTCGGGCTGGAAATAAAGGACCGCAGACACATGCCCCAGATGAACATGGTGAAGTATCCCAAAAGAATCGTCAGCGGGTGCCGGATGGCCAGGTAGCCCATCCGTTCCCGGGTGCTCATGGCCAGGAACCGCGTTTTGGTGACGATCGGGTAGGACCCGATATCGGCGCTAAAGAGTTTGGAATTGTGCTGATGATGATGGTCGTGCGACCTTTTCCAGATGCTGGGCGGCGTCAGGATGTAAAGGCCGAAAAAGGTCATCACCACTTTGGCCGCCCTGCTGTTGTGCAGGATGGTGTGGTGCTGGTAATCGTGGAAAATGATAAAAAAGCGGATGATCAGCAGACCGGTGGCCACGCTGCCGGCGACCCTGAGGATCAGCAGGGGCGCCAAAAGACTGCTCCACTGGGCGGCCAGCAACAGCAGCAGGGTGGATACGGTCTGGATCCAACTGCTCCGCGGGTCTTCCAGGGCATATTTTTTAGTAGAGAGGATCAGCTCTTTGCCTTGTAACATGTGTTGAAATGGTATGGGTTGTAGAATATTGGATTTACGTGACGGGCAGCGGGCGGCTATGTTTCCAGCGCTTGTGGGACCAAAGCCATATTTCAGGCTGGTCGCGGATGTCTCTTTCCAGGCGGCGGGTGTGCAACTCGGAGATCACCCCCTCGCCGGACGCGGCCGGGGCCTCGACCAGGCGCTCGGCATAGATGCGGTAATACCCGCGCCGCTGGCGTTTGACGGTGGCATAAACGATCGGGTAGTTCAACTTCCGGGCGATCGTTTCCGCCCCCATAAAAACGGGGGTATCCTGGTTCAGGAAGGTCATCCAATGGGCCCGCTGGGGCTGGGGGGTCTGATCGGCAATAAAGGCGGTGGCGGTCACCTTGCCTTTTTGTTTGACCATTTCCCTAAAGGTTTGTTCCATCTCGATGAGGCCGGTTCCAAAACGGGTTCTCATGGTATACATCAGCCGGTCGAACGCCGGGCTTGTCAACGGGTGGTAGATGACCGATAAAGGTTGGGGACAAAGGAGGCTAAACGTATTACCCGCCCATTCCCAATTGCCGTAGTGGCCCAGGACGAGGATCACGCTTTGGCCGTTTTTGGCGAGGTCCCGGAAGATCTCCAGGGCTTCGGGATCCATGGAACAGTGACGCAACATAGCGGCCTTGGAAATGCTCAGCGTTTTGAACATTTCCAGGAAAAGGTCGCACAGGTACCGGTAGAAGCTACCGGCCAGCTGGCGGATCTCCGCGTCGGACTTGTCCGGGAAAGAACGGCGAAGGTTTTTGAAAACCACGTGCTTCCGGTAGCCGATGACCCGGAAAAGGACAAAACAGACCCCGTCGCTCAACAGGTAAAGCACCGGGAATGGCAATAGGGACAGCCCGTACAGCGAGCCGTAGAGACAGTAATAGGATAAAGACTGCAACCGTTTGTTACCGGTCATGGGTTGAATACGCTGTTAAAAAGTCCTCCCATCATCCTGGGGACAATGGGCACAGGTCGCGGTATGGGTATAGGTGGGGTGGCTGGAAAGATAAGGAAATATTGCCGATCCGTAAAAGAAAAAGCCCCTGTGGAAACAGGGGCCGCTTCACCAAAACTAACTGCTTATGAGAAAATTGACTGCTTGCTTAATTTGATAAGTCAAAGGTAAGGCGAACTCTGTTAAGGGCAATGTTAAAGCGGGATCCTCACAGAGTTTTAACATAATGGTTACCTTGGCGTCATGTCGTACGCCGAATATCCGCCGTCGGAGCCGCTAAAACCTTTTGTGGATGCGTATTGGTTGCGGTTAAGCACGGGCCGGCCGGGGACACGGCGGGTGTATGCAGACGGTTGCGCAGACCTCATGGTGAACCTGGGGGCATCTATGGCCTATTTCGCCCCCAAAGCCAATACAGACAAGGCTATTGCATTGCAGCCGGGTAGGTTGTTCCTGGGCGGCACGATGACGGAATACGGGCTGTTGCAGACCGCTCCTGACACGGTACTAACAGGCATACGCTTCAAGCCGGGCGGGCTTTATACCCTATACCGGGTATACATGGAAACGGCAGTGGACGGCCTTGTCGAATTTTCCGATCCGGTGTTGCGCCCCCTGATGGAACTTATTCCGGACAGGAATACTCGTTTGGATGCCTACCTGGAGGGGCGGATACGGAAAACCCGCTATGACTTTCCGGGGATTTACGATATGCTTTGCGGTGAACCGCAGCCGGTGGCCGATCTGGCCTGCCGCTGCCACGTCAGCCCCCGGACCCTGGAACGGATCTTTAAACGGAATGTGGGGATCGCTCCCAAACAATATATCCGGATCGCCCGCTTCCAGGAAGTGCTAAGGCACCTTAAGAGCGCAGGGGAGGAAAGCCTCCTTAGGATGGCGTATGACCTGGGCTATCACGACCACGCCCACCTCACCAATGAATTCAAGCGGTATGCGGGCATCCTGCCCTCGGAATTGTCGCGTTTTTACAAAACCGGGATCAGCAGGGGGCAATACTTTTGATCTCCAAAAAGGTATGGGTATTTTTTTCATCGGGCTTTTGGCCGGCATTCTGGATGGGGCGGCCGCTTCACTTCTTGCCTGGACGCTTGCCAAACGGCCACCGGCCGCGGTATTCCGGTTTGTGGCCAGCGGCCTGTACGGACCGAGGGCGTTTAACGGGCGCTACATGGTGCCGACGGGGGTAGCGCTCCACATGGTCATTGCCTTGGCATTTACAGCAGCCTATTTTGGTCTTTGTACCCTTTGGTCCTGGCCGTTACAA
This region of Dinghuibacter silviterrae genomic DNA includes:
- a CDS encoding lysophospholipid acyltransferase family protein, with the translated sequence MTGNKRLQSLSYYCLYGSLYGLSLLPFPVLYLLSDGVCFVLFRVIGYRKHVVFKNLRRSFPDKSDAEIRQLAGSFYRYLCDLFLEMFKTLSISKAAMLRHCSMDPEALEIFRDLAKNGQSVILVLGHYGNWEWAGNTFSLLCPQPLSVIYHPLTSPAFDRLMYTMRTRFGTGLIEMEQTFREMVKQKGKVTATAFIADQTPQPQRAHWMTFLNQDTPVFMGAETIARKLNYPIVYATVKRQRRGYYRIYAERLVEAPAASGEGVISELHTRRLERDIRDQPEIWLWSHKRWKHSRPLPVT
- a CDS encoding fatty acid desaturase family protein encodes the protein MLQGKELILSTKKYALEDPRSSWIQTVSTLLLLLAAQWSSLLAPLLILRVAGSVATGLLIIRFFIIFHDYQHHTILHNSRAAKVVMTFFGLYILTPPSIWKRSHDHHHQHNSKLFSADIGSYPIVTKTRFLAMSTRERMGYLAIRHPLTILLGYFTMFIWGMCLRSFISSPKKHTDSVVALVLHGTISAAIWYFFGFEGWLLGVFLPFFLGQAIGAYLFYAQHNFPGVVFKDRCGWTYEGAALESSSYMQMSPFMQWCTGNIGFHHIHHLNCRIPFYRLPRVMKEIPELQTAKTTSLHPRDVRDCLRLKVWDPERQQMIGFREIYADFQGSPGLAQKS
- a CDS encoding helix-turn-helix transcriptional regulator, encoding MSYAEYPPSEPLKPFVDAYWLRLSTGRPGTRRVYADGCADLMVNLGASMAYFAPKANTDKAIALQPGRLFLGGTMTEYGLLQTAPDTVLTGIRFKPGGLYTLYRVYMETAVDGLVEFSDPVLRPLMELIPDRNTRLDAYLEGRIRKTRYDFPGIYDMLCGEPQPVADLACRCHVSPRTLERIFKRNVGIAPKQYIRIARFQEVLRHLKSAGEESLLRMAYDLGYHDHAHLTNEFKRYAGILPSELSRFYKTGISRGQYF
- a CDS encoding VOC family protein: MPTTFTPQLIIPSGTMNLDFYIQGLGAVELRRFSDDDGSIHVSEMSIDGTLFHFHEEAANGKTFPPGTHQGVTTIIGLMVDDVDAVMARALAAGAREVHAAKDYEYGYRQGEFEDPLGHRWLIEKVI
- a CDS encoding M23 family metallopeptidase, with the translated sequence MRYLLLALPLFLVRDLNAQDLVASCRRMDSLNTAILLQKIPRAAAAARFRQLMGEIAVEAPRAVAAAAGSARPAAAPPAGASRPAAAAPHPAASPAAPIWDFPLRGYTYRAIGGTNGNGYSDKGYRYLDGNAHLAHPAHDIFITDKDQDQMDDRTGKPVDVLAVEDGVVIACCDTWDVHSPLRGGRYIWLYHPKSGLLTYYAHNRMILVAPGGVVRQGQKIAEVGRTGFNAYPHRSPTHLHFSSFRLVDGLPVPFNGYDLLKKAKTI
- a CDS encoding DUF4846 domain-containing protein — its product is MKPLFFFAAWLLCAAPVGRPGSPHRLVADARSARPADRVADRFPAPPGYRLSAEAQGSFGDWLTRLPLKPAGTPTRTYRGDIAATNAYTAAVLDVSVGHQDLQQCADAVMRLRGEYLYGQKRYKDIVFTFTGGFRCDYIHYAEGYRYSGGHWVLKKTKDYSYATFLHYMDLVFTYCGTLSLEKELKPIQGPLKAGDIFIHGGSPGHCFIILETAVNGQGQPAFIIAQSFMPAQDIQVLQAGGSPWFSLDTPASLPYRELISLHYAKRFNDL